From a single Aquincola tertiaricarbonis genomic region:
- a CDS encoding PAS domain-containing protein → MTQDRFPLAPHPGLAPVPPPLGPQGQLHHPLLTQCHWAATALGPPAGWPAALRAAVNQVLETPAPTWLAWGEALTLIYNPPYVPLLQDKHPAALGAPLQQVWAEVWHDVSPLLATAMAGQAIHREHMPLQVLRNGRTEPAWFSFSYTPLRGDDGAVYGLICNVQETTALMQARERHAQDEVRLQALAAAHEQQQAETLLRQAQKDETEERYRLAVLATNDAIWDWRLADGHVIWNQALSTLFGHAHTHTSADWWLQHIHPGDRQRIDDDIHAVIEGGGTSWTQEYRFRRADGSHADVLDRGTVLRDAQGRALRMIGAMLDLSERKASEAALRESERQFRTLFTSMDEGFCIIEFLDGPHGPMSDYVHVVANPAYTANAGIPDVVGQRVRDMVPDEAEGWVQIYRRVLVTGEPVRFERELVATGRYLELAAFRLEPAERRQVAVLFQDVTQRHRAELALRELNDTLERRVAQEVADRLRTEDALRQSQKMEAVGQLTGGIAHDFNNMLAVVIGSLDLLARRFVGENDRAARYVDAARDSARRAAQLTQRLLAFSRQQPLQPEPVDVNKLVAGMSDLLRHSLGGAVMLETVLAGGLWRAHVDPNQLESAILNLAVNGRDAMPEGGRLTIETANAFLDERYVAGKPGVAAGQYVMVAVSDTGVGMTPEVMAKAFDPFFTTKEVGRGTGLGLSQVYGFVRQSGGHVKIYSEPGQGTAAKIYLPRLVGGAEPLQAEQSPQRLPRGDGRELVLVVEDEPAVRAFSVEALTELGYAVLEADSAAAALQLLDAHPEVALLFTDVVMPEVNGRKLADEALRRRPGLKVLFTTGYTRNAVVHNGVLDPGVHLLGKPFTVEELAARVREVLDTAS, encoded by the coding sequence ATGACGCAAGACCGGTTTCCGCTCGCACCGCACCCTGGCCTTGCACCGGTACCACCGCCGCTGGGACCGCAGGGCCAGCTCCATCACCCACTGCTCACCCAATGCCACTGGGCCGCCACCGCGCTGGGCCCGCCCGCCGGCTGGCCGGCCGCCCTGCGCGCGGCGGTCAACCAGGTGCTGGAGACGCCGGCACCCACCTGGCTGGCCTGGGGCGAGGCCCTGACCCTGATCTACAACCCGCCCTACGTGCCCCTGTTGCAGGACAAGCATCCCGCCGCGCTGGGGGCGCCCTTGCAGCAGGTGTGGGCCGAGGTCTGGCACGACGTGTCGCCGCTGCTGGCCACCGCCATGGCCGGCCAGGCCATCCACCGTGAGCACATGCCGCTGCAGGTGCTCCGCAACGGTCGCACCGAACCGGCCTGGTTCTCCTTCTCGTACACGCCGCTGCGGGGCGACGATGGCGCCGTATACGGCCTGATCTGCAACGTGCAGGAAACCACCGCGCTGATGCAGGCCCGCGAGCGGCATGCGCAGGACGAGGTGCGGCTGCAGGCGCTGGCCGCGGCGCATGAGCAACAGCAGGCCGAAACGCTGCTGCGCCAGGCCCAGAAGGACGAGACCGAGGAGCGCTACCGCCTGGCCGTGCTGGCCACCAACGACGCCATCTGGGACTGGCGGCTGGCTGATGGCCACGTGATCTGGAACCAGGCGCTGTCCACGCTGTTCGGCCATGCGCACACCCACACCAGCGCCGACTGGTGGCTGCAGCACATCCACCCCGGTGACCGCCAGCGCATCGACGACGACATCCATGCGGTGATCGAAGGCGGCGGCACCAGCTGGACGCAGGAGTATCGCTTTCGCCGGGCCGACGGCAGCCATGCCGACGTGCTGGACCGCGGCACCGTGCTGCGCGATGCGCAGGGCCGGGCATTGCGCATGATCGGCGCGATGCTGGACCTGAGCGAGCGCAAGGCGTCGGAGGCCGCGCTGCGCGAGAGCGAGCGACAGTTCCGCACCCTGTTCACTTCGATGGACGAGGGCTTTTGCATCATCGAGTTCCTCGACGGCCCGCATGGCCCCATGAGCGACTACGTGCACGTGGTGGCCAACCCGGCCTACACCGCCAATGCCGGCATCCCCGACGTCGTCGGCCAGCGGGTGCGCGACATGGTGCCCGACGAGGCCGAAGGCTGGGTGCAGATCTACCGCCGCGTGCTGGTGACGGGCGAGCCGGTGCGCTTCGAGCGTGAACTGGTGGCCACCGGCCGTTACCTGGAGCTGGCCGCCTTCCGGCTGGAACCGGCGGAACGCCGGCAGGTGGCGGTGCTGTTCCAGGACGTGACCCAGCGCCACCGCGCCGAGCTGGCGCTGCGCGAACTGAACGACACGCTGGAGCGCCGCGTGGCCCAGGAAGTGGCCGACCGGCTGCGCACCGAGGACGCACTGCGCCAGTCGCAGAAGATGGAGGCGGTGGGCCAGCTCACCGGCGGCATCGCGCACGACTTCAACAACATGCTGGCGGTGGTGATCGGCTCGCTCGACCTGCTGGCGCGCCGCTTCGTCGGCGAGAACGACCGTGCCGCCCGCTACGTGGACGCGGCCCGCGACAGCGCCCGCCGCGCGGCCCAGCTCACGCAGCGGCTGCTGGCCTTTTCGCGCCAGCAGCCGCTGCAGCCCGAGCCGGTGGACGTGAACAAGCTGGTGGCCGGCATGTCCGACCTGCTGCGCCATTCGCTGGGCGGCGCGGTGATGCTGGAGACGGTGCTGGCCGGCGGCCTGTGGCGCGCCCACGTCGACCCCAACCAGCTGGAAAGCGCCATCCTCAACCTGGCCGTCAACGGCCGTGATGCCATGCCCGAGGGCGGGCGCCTGACCATCGAGACGGCCAATGCCTTCCTGGACGAACGCTACGTGGCCGGCAAGCCCGGCGTGGCCGCCGGCCAGTACGTGATGGTGGCGGTGAGCGACACCGGCGTGGGCATGACGCCCGAGGTGATGGCCAAGGCCTTCGACCCCTTCTTCACCACCAAGGAAGTGGGCCGCGGCACCGGCCTGGGCCTGAGCCAGGTGTACGGCTTCGTGCGGCAGTCGGGCGGCCACGTGAAGATCTATTCCGAGCCCGGCCAGGGCACCGCCGCCAAGATCTACCTGCCGCGGCTGGTGGGCGGGGCCGAGCCGCTGCAGGCCGAGCAAAGCCCGCAACGCCTGCCGCGCGGCGACGGCCGCGAACTGGTGCTGGTGGTGGAGGACGAACCGGCGGTGCGCGCGTTTTCGGTGGAGGCGCTGACCGAGCTGGGCTATGCGGTGCTGGAGGCCGACAGCGCCGCCGCCGCGCTGCAGCTGCTCGATGCCCACCCCGAGGTGGCACTGCTGTTCACCGACGTGGTGATGCCCGAGGTCAACGGCCGCAAGCTGGCCGACGAGGCGCTGCGCCGCCGGCCCGGGCTGAAGGTGCTGTTCACCACCGGCTACACCCGCAACGCCGTGGTGCACAACGGCGTGCTCGACCCCGGCGTGCACCTGCTGGGCAAGCCATTCACCGTCGAAGAGCTGGCCGCGCGTGTGCGCGAGGTGTTGGATACCGCATCATGA
- a CDS encoding RAD55 family ATPase yields the protein MNLKRLPTAIEGLDDILQGGLFEGGVYIFEGPPGVGKTTLANQMAYQLASQRQQRTLYVTLLAESHARMLQHMEQQVFFDRQQVSAGIFYVSAYRELEDGGLKAVVGLLRGELLRSRASLLVIDGLVVEHRGLSSDAVRQFVHELQSLVSAMSCTCLVLTSGNGNALSAEQTMVDGIFTFEDHGFHWRAERRMQVRKFRGSQVIRGSHTFCISQRGLQFFPRLESLPLRHQGGSLGDAVVSTGLPAWDGLLRSGGVLAGSSSVVIGHSGAGKTTLALAFAAAASPGTPGLMMACTEFAADLRRLSTSLGLDVAAAMDAGSLTIEHLGHEDESMDEMGHKLLRLVDERRIRRVVVDGLEGLADTLAFSERGYRFLGRLLTELKVRGVTSLFTVDPAALAVAAGTGLAEGVVGWFDNAFVFKTGFGEPGEGEARTLVVAKVRGTQPARGAADMQLSLLGAERPPSH from the coding sequence ATGAACCTGAAAAGACTGCCCACCGCCATCGAAGGCCTGGACGACATCCTGCAGGGTGGATTGTTCGAAGGCGGCGTCTACATCTTCGAAGGCCCGCCTGGCGTCGGCAAGACCACCCTGGCCAACCAGATGGCCTACCAGCTGGCCAGCCAGCGCCAGCAGCGCACGCTGTATGTCACGCTGTTGGCCGAGTCGCATGCGCGCATGCTGCAGCACATGGAGCAGCAGGTCTTCTTCGACCGCCAGCAGGTCAGCGCCGGCATCTTCTACGTCAGCGCCTACCGCGAGCTGGAGGACGGCGGCTTGAAGGCCGTGGTGGGGCTGCTGCGCGGCGAACTGCTGCGCAGCCGGGCCTCGCTGCTGGTGATCGACGGGCTGGTGGTGGAGCACCGCGGCTTGAGCAGCGATGCGGTGCGCCAGTTCGTGCATGAGCTGCAGAGCCTGGTCAGCGCCATGTCCTGCACCTGCCTGGTGTTGACCAGCGGCAACGGCAACGCGCTGAGCGCCGAGCAGACCATGGTGGACGGCATCTTCACCTTCGAGGACCACGGCTTCCACTGGCGGGCCGAGCGTCGCATGCAGGTGCGCAAGTTCCGCGGCAGCCAGGTCATCCGCGGCAGCCACACCTTCTGCATCTCGCAGCGCGGGCTGCAGTTTTTCCCGCGGCTGGAAAGCCTGCCGCTGCGCCATCAGGGCGGCAGCCTGGGCGATGCGGTGGTGTCCACCGGCCTGCCGGCATGGGATGGCCTCCTACGCAGCGGCGGGGTGCTGGCCGGCAGCTCTTCGGTGGTGATCGGCCATAGTGGAGCGGGCAAGACCACGCTGGCGCTGGCCTTCGCGGCAGCCGCCTCACCCGGCACACCGGGCCTGATGATGGCCTGCACGGAGTTTGCCGCCGACCTGCGCCGCCTGAGCACCAGCCTGGGCCTGGACGTGGCTGCCGCCATGGACGCGGGCTCACTGACCATTGAACACCTGGGGCACGAGGACGAATCCATGGACGAGATGGGCCACAAGCTGCTGCGGCTGGTGGATGAGCGGCGGATACGGCGCGTGGTGGTGGACGGGCTGGAAGGCTTGGCCGACACCCTGGCCTTCTCCGAGCGGGGCTACCGCTTCCTGGGCCGCCTGCTCACCGAGCTGAAGGTGCGTGGCGTCACTTCGCTGTTCACCGTCGACCCGGCCGCGCTGGCGGTGGCCGCGGGCACCGGGCTGGCCGAGGGCGTGGTGGGCTGGTTCGACAACGCCTTCGTCTTCAAGACCGGTTTCGGCGAGCCCGGCGAAGGCGAGGCCCGCACGCTGGTGGTGGCCAAGGTGCGTGGCACCCAGCCGGCCCGCGGCGCGGCCGACATGCAACTGAGCCTGCTGGGGGCCGAACGGCCGCCCAGTCACTGA
- a CDS encoding response regulator, with amino-acid sequence MKLVLVVEDEFGNREVLQLLLEAEGYRVQAASNGKAALALLAAEVPALILSDFMMPTMNGAELGQAVRADPALGLVPFVFMSATSEQVVRQSFRDYDAFLVKPFDIDTMLALVKRLCTQGRPHQPTSQEVGDSMRQLLKGIELPPGPER; translated from the coding sequence ATGAAACTCGTGTTGGTCGTCGAGGACGAGTTCGGCAATCGCGAAGTGCTGCAGCTGCTGCTGGAGGCCGAGGGCTACCGCGTGCAGGCCGCCTCCAACGGCAAAGCGGCGCTGGCGCTGCTGGCAGCCGAGGTGCCGGCGCTGATCCTGTCCGACTTCATGATGCCGACCATGAACGGTGCCGAGCTGGGCCAGGCGGTGCGGGCTGACCCGGCCCTGGGGCTGGTGCCCTTCGTGTTCATGAGCGCCACCAGCGAGCAGGTGGTGCGGCAGTCCTTCCGCGACTACGACGCCTTCCTCGTCAAGCCGTTCGACATCGACACCATGCTGGCCCTGGTCAAGCGCCTGTGCACCCAGGGTCGGCCCCACCAGCCCACCAGCCAGGAGGTGGGCGACTCGATGCGCCAGCTGCTCAAGGGCATCGAGCTGCCCCCCGGACCCGAGCGCTGA
- a CDS encoding cyclophilin-like fold protein: protein MNTTRHRPFRHDRRQALQQACATTCMVLGGGLAGGGWAQAAGPSTLLLKLGDDSLTVLLDDHATARDFASLLPLRLTLEDYAATEKIASLPRALSLEGAPAGYTPVAGDVAYYAPWGNLALFHKGFRHSAGLVRLGRISQGVQRLAVPGRVAAELVLAGR, encoded by the coding sequence ATGAACACGACCCGCCACCGTCCGTTTCGCCACGACCGCCGCCAGGCGCTGCAGCAGGCCTGTGCCACCACCTGCATGGTGCTGGGGGGCGGCCTGGCCGGGGGCGGCTGGGCGCAGGCCGCCGGGCCCTCGACGCTGCTGCTGAAGCTGGGCGATGACAGCTTGACGGTGCTGCTGGACGACCATGCCACTGCACGCGACTTCGCTTCGCTGCTGCCGCTGCGGCTGACGCTGGAGGACTACGCCGCCACCGAGAAGATCGCCTCGCTGCCGCGCGCCCTCAGCCTGGAGGGCGCGCCTGCGGGCTACACGCCGGTGGCGGGCGATGTCGCCTACTACGCGCCCTGGGGCAACCTGGCGCTGTTCCACAAGGGCTTTCGCCATTCGGCGGGGCTGGTGCGGCTGGGGCGCATCAGCCAGGGCGTGCAGCGGCTGGCCGTGCCTGGCCGGGTGGCGGCCGAACTGGTGCTGGCCGGCCGCTGA
- a CDS encoding YadA-like family protein, which produces MTAHSPDRRFARAPLPGPAVRLRLLLVAVAACWPLGSRAQLFVNDGQDGQCYVITDGSVLFATPSVASSQCSAQLQSQTSRAVFYGSPGASGLLGNGNQSRNLSLGGELHVNSGQIGLGATPTLRMGNAATLAAMVGDSGIAIGTAKAGGATLASGTAALAIGAEAWATQESTVALGSAARAGGVQAVALGPSASATATGALALGSHAVATRAGDVALGANATTDAAVGTPGITLGGAAYSFAGAAPVNVVSIGTAGAERQLTHLAAGRLSATSTDAVNGSQLHATHQALSALGSTVAGASGRVDELGRSTALVLGGSAAYDGTTGTLSMGNVGGTGKATVHEAIDAVRATASLGWQLQTNSDAPMPVAPGAALQLKDGQNIRLSSSGTAITIATADALTATSLTTGAARLGTDGLALIGGPSVLATGIHAGDRKLTGVAAGTVAAGSTDAVNGAQLYAVTQALAQAGTTTSTGAPRYTVSGTAYQDVGSALGALDTGLQALHTEVGSLKRTLAAPAAAPAAAPAAAPAAVPAAAPAAAPTSAPAATPVAAAVAAPAATPAATPVVPAAAPPERSDVSRLESQVAGLAAASQHSVRYDTDADGRRRNAVVLEGVDAQAPVMLSNVAAGVQDHDAANTGQLKATAATTLAQAEVYADASASRALDAAQAYTDSRTTQAVAAAQAYTDLRFGQLSARIDAVQVEARRAAAVGLAVSSLRFDMRPGRGSFALGTGVWRGQRAVAFGVGYTREDERLRLNLSGTVVQGDRGLGAGLSFTFH; this is translated from the coding sequence ATGACTGCCCACAGCCCTGACCGCCGCTTCGCCCGAGCGCCCCTGCCAGGCCCGGCCGTTCGCCTGCGCCTGCTGCTGGTGGCCGTGGCGGCATGTTGGCCCTTGGGCAGCCGGGCCCAGCTGTTCGTCAACGACGGGCAGGACGGCCAGTGCTACGTCATCACCGACGGCTCGGTGCTGTTTGCCACACCGAGCGTGGCCAGCAGCCAGTGCTCGGCCCAGTTGCAGAGCCAGACCAGCCGCGCGGTGTTCTACGGGTCGCCGGGCGCCTCCGGCCTGCTGGGCAACGGCAACCAGAGCCGCAACCTCAGCCTGGGCGGTGAGCTTCACGTCAACAGCGGGCAGATCGGCCTGGGCGCCACGCCGACGCTGCGCATGGGCAATGCCGCGACGCTGGCCGCGATGGTGGGCGACAGCGGCATCGCCATCGGCACCGCCAAGGCCGGCGGCGCCACGCTGGCCTCCGGCACGGCGGCGCTGGCCATCGGGGCCGAAGCCTGGGCCACGCAGGAGTCCACCGTGGCGCTGGGCAGCGCAGCCCGTGCCGGTGGCGTGCAGGCGGTGGCGCTGGGCCCTTCGGCTTCGGCCACCGCCACCGGGGCGCTGGCCCTGGGCAGCCATGCCGTGGCCACCCGCGCGGGCGACGTGGCGCTGGGTGCCAATGCCACCACCGATGCCGCGGTCGGCACGCCGGGCATCACGCTGGGCGGGGCGGCCTACAGCTTTGCCGGCGCGGCGCCCGTCAACGTGGTGAGCATCGGCACGGCCGGTGCCGAGCGGCAGCTGACCCACCTGGCGGCCGGCCGCCTGTCAGCCACGTCCACCGATGCGGTCAACGGCTCGCAGCTGCATGCCACCCATCAGGCCTTGAGCGCGCTCGGCAGCACGGTCGCCGGGGCCAGCGGTCGCGTCGATGAGCTGGGCCGCAGTACGGCGCTGGTGCTGGGCGGCAGCGCGGCCTATGACGGCACCACCGGCACGCTGAGCATGGGCAACGTGGGCGGCACCGGCAAGGCCACGGTGCACGAAGCCATCGACGCGGTGCGGGCCACGGCCAGCCTGGGTTGGCAGTTGCAGACCAACAGTGACGCGCCGATGCCGGTGGCGCCGGGTGCTGCGCTGCAGCTCAAAGACGGCCAGAACATCCGCCTCAGCAGCAGCGGCACGGCCATCACCATCGCCACCGCCGATGCGTTGACCGCCACCAGCCTGACCACGGGCGCAGCGCGCCTGGGCACCGATGGCCTGGCGCTCATCGGCGGGCCCAGCGTGCTGGCCACGGGCATCCATGCCGGCGACCGCAAGCTCACCGGCGTGGCCGCCGGCACCGTGGCTGCGGGTTCGACCGATGCGGTCAATGGCGCGCAGCTGTATGCCGTCACCCAGGCCCTGGCGCAGGCCGGCACCACCACCTCGACCGGCGCGCCGCGGTACACCGTCAGCGGCACGGCGTACCAGGATGTGGGCAGTGCCCTCGGCGCGCTGGACACCGGCCTGCAAGCACTGCACACCGAGGTGGGCAGCCTCAAGCGAACGCTGGCAGCCCCTGCGGCCGCCCCCGCCGCTGCACCTGCGGCCGCCCCCGCCGCTGTACCTGCCGCTGCACCTGCCGCTGCACCGACCTCAGCTCCCGCAGCGACCCCCGTTGCCGCCGCTGTGGCCGCTCCCGCAGCCACCCCGGCCGCCACCCCGGTCGTACCGGCGGCCGCACCGCCGGAGCGCAGCGACGTCTCGCGGCTGGAATCGCAGGTGGCGGGCCTGGCGGCGGCCAGCCAGCACAGCGTGCGCTACGACACCGATGCCGACGGCCGCCGCCGCAATGCCGTGGTGCTGGAAGGCGTGGATGCCCAGGCGCCGGTGATGCTGTCCAACGTGGCCGCCGGCGTGCAGGACCACGATGCCGCCAACACCGGGCAGCTCAAGGCCACGGCGGCCACCACGCTGGCGCAGGCCGAGGTGTATGCGGATGCCAGCGCCTCCCGCGCGCTGGACGCCGCCCAGGCCTACACCGACAGCCGCACCACCCAGGCCGTGGCCGCGGCCCAGGCCTACACCGACCTGCGCTTCGGCCAGTTGAGCGCCCGCATCGATGCGGTGCAGGTCGAGGCCCGCCGGGCCGCCGCCGTCGGCCTGGCGGTGTCGTCACTGCGCTTCGACATGCGGCCGGGCCGCGGCTCCTTCGCGCTGGGCACCGGCGTGTGGCGCGGCCAGCGCGCCGTGGCCTTCGGCGTGGGCTACACCCGCGAAGACGAGCGCCTGCGCCTGAACCTGTCGGGCACGGTGGTGCAGGGCGACCGCGGCCTGGGCGCCGGCCTGTCCTTCACCTTCCACTGA
- a CDS encoding hybrid sensor histidine kinase/response regulator gives MNHRQTYFFRGLLLIVAAVATPLVGLLAHNLAAQHDDDIATAKSLLQTRADMAAQQADVLITRIQQVLDLLADQPELRQPQPGACDRIGRGVPAFNGMLSAVLVIDSQGQPVCEVLVHSPVQPAPSDAWMQPALAAAGPTIGRPQRDPRSGRWWSAISRPLADPAGRRHGLLVAFLDLEIVGTRLLRLDGLHDGTDFAFLMDDAVVLAITGPRQASIGRPLPDALFQRVVAASNAPMEAQGLDGPMRVLATTPLRSFRLRASISAPRDAVLAPSERRTRDSAAIVGLITLAALAIAWFGARRLIRPALSLTETARQFGQGQLDATADERLPGEFGMLAREFNKAMAAARVTDEATRALAAAEAATQAKSDFLANMSHEIRTPMNAVLGMTDLALREPLPVRAREHLLKVQQAARGLLGILNDILDFSKIEAGKLDIEQVDFTLQVVLDRVAAVVGLQARRKEQALLFSVAPDVPACLVGDPLRLEQVLVNLCSNAVKFTGPGQAVVLSVQREGPGHLRLAVRDQGPGLSPAQIAQLFKPFNQLDASTTRRHGGTGLGLAICQQLVQLMGGQIDVRSQPGQGSEFFFTIALVACSTATVAQVAEPTPWAARQAPAVAPAALRGLRALLVEDTEFNQIVAGELLRGVAGMQVSIAGDGEQALALLAADRFDLVLMDVQMPGMDGYEVTRRIRQQPRHAGLPIVAMTAYAMARDRQRCLQAGMNDVITKPVEPAELFAVLQRWAATGLASPAPEVGAATTAAPPSAAAVDVADGLRRCGGRDELYRRLVRKVLDLGARDITRLQQALREADWATVAKLAHTTISSAGSVGARQLSELARQLQAVALQQGEGTAWQPLADAFAAEAQRVTAELGQYLGPQAAGSEPDAAPLMPPGAA, from the coding sequence GTGAACCACCGCCAGACGTACTTCTTCCGCGGGTTGCTGCTGATCGTCGCGGCCGTGGCCACGCCGCTGGTGGGCCTGCTGGCGCACAACCTGGCGGCCCAGCACGACGACGACATCGCCACCGCCAAATCGCTGCTGCAGACACGCGCCGACATGGCGGCGCAGCAGGCCGACGTGCTGATCACCCGCATCCAGCAGGTGCTGGATCTGCTGGCCGACCAGCCCGAGCTGCGGCAGCCGCAGCCCGGCGCCTGCGACCGTATCGGCCGTGGCGTGCCGGCCTTCAACGGCATGCTCAGTGCGGTGCTGGTGATCGACAGCCAGGGGCAGCCGGTGTGCGAAGTGCTGGTGCACAGCCCGGTGCAGCCCGCGCCGTCGGATGCCTGGATGCAGCCCGCGCTGGCGGCGGCCGGCCCCACGATCGGCCGGCCCCAGCGTGATCCGCGCAGCGGCCGCTGGTGGTCCGCGATCAGCCGGCCGCTGGCCGATCCGGCGGGCCGGCGCCACGGCTTGCTCGTCGCCTTTCTCGACCTGGAGATCGTGGGCACCCGGCTGCTGCGCCTGGACGGCCTGCATGACGGCACCGACTTCGCGTTCCTGATGGACGATGCGGTGGTGCTGGCCATCACCGGCCCGCGGCAGGCCTCCATCGGCCGGCCGCTGCCGGACGCCCTCTTCCAGCGCGTGGTCGCGGCCAGCAACGCGCCGATGGAAGCACAGGGCCTGGACGGCCCGATGCGCGTGCTGGCCACCACGCCGCTGCGCAGCTTTCGCCTGCGGGCCAGCATCAGCGCCCCGCGCGATGCCGTGCTGGCCCCCAGCGAGCGCCGCACCCGCGACAGCGCAGCCATCGTCGGGCTGATCACGCTCGCCGCGCTGGCCATCGCCTGGTTCGGTGCCAGGCGCCTGATCCGCCCCGCGCTGTCGCTGACCGAAACCGCGCGCCAGTTCGGCCAGGGCCAGCTGGACGCCACCGCCGACGAGCGCCTGCCCGGCGAATTCGGCATGCTGGCGCGGGAGTTCAACAAGGCCATGGCGGCCGCACGCGTCACCGACGAGGCCACCCGCGCACTGGCCGCGGCCGAAGCCGCGACGCAGGCCAAGAGCGACTTCCTGGCCAACATGAGCCATGAGATCCGCACGCCGATGAACGCGGTGCTGGGCATGACCGACCTAGCGCTGCGCGAGCCGCTGCCGGTGCGCGCGCGCGAGCACCTGCTGAAGGTGCAGCAGGCGGCGCGCGGGCTGCTGGGCATCCTCAACGACATCCTCGACTTCTCGAAGATCGAGGCCGGCAAGCTGGACATCGAGCAGGTGGACTTCACGCTGCAGGTGGTGCTGGACCGGGTGGCCGCCGTGGTCGGGCTGCAGGCCCGCCGCAAGGAGCAGGCGCTGCTGTTCAGCGTGGCGCCCGATGTGCCGGCCTGCCTGGTGGGCGATCCGCTGCGGCTGGAGCAGGTGCTGGTGAACCTGTGCAGCAACGCGGTCAAGTTCACCGGGCCCGGCCAGGCGGTGGTGCTGTCCGTGCAGCGGGAGGGGCCCGGCCACCTGCGCCTGGCGGTGCGCGACCAGGGCCCCGGCCTCTCGCCGGCCCAGATCGCGCAGCTGTTCAAGCCCTTCAACCAGTTGGACGCCTCCACCACCCGCCGCCACGGCGGCACCGGCCTGGGCCTGGCCATCTGCCAGCAGCTGGTGCAGCTGATGGGCGGTCAGATCGACGTGCGCAGCCAGCCCGGCCAGGGCAGCGAGTTCTTCTTCACCATCGCGCTGGTGGCCTGCAGCACCGCCACCGTGGCACAGGTGGCCGAGCCGACGCCCTGGGCGGCACGCCAGGCACCGGCGGTGGCGCCCGCCGCGCTGCGCGGCCTGCGGGCGCTGCTGGTGGAGGACACCGAGTTCAACCAGATCGTGGCCGGTGAGTTGCTGCGCGGTGTGGCCGGCATGCAGGTCAGCATCGCGGGTGATGGCGAGCAGGCGCTGGCCCTGCTGGCGGCCGACCGCTTCGACCTGGTGCTGATGGATGTGCAGATGCCCGGCATGGACGGCTATGAGGTGACCCGGCGCATCCGGCAGCAGCCGCGCCATGCGGGGCTGCCCATCGTGGCGATGACGGCCTATGCCATGGCACGCGACCGCCAGCGCTGCCTGCAGGCCGGCATGAACGACGTGATCACCAAGCCGGTGGAGCCGGCCGAGCTGTTCGCGGTGCTGCAGCGCTGGGCCGCAACGGGCCTGGCCAGCCCCGCACCCGAGGTCGGCGCAGCGACCACCGCAGCGCCGCCAAGCGCGGCCGCCGTGGACGTGGCCGACGGCCTGCGCCGCTGCGGCGGGCGTGACGAGCTGTACCGCCGCCTGGTGCGCAAGGTGCTGGACCTGGGTGCGCGCGACATCACCCGGCTGCAGCAGGCGCTGCGCGAAGCCGACTGGGCCACGGTGGCCAAGCTGGCCCACACCACCATCTCATCGGCCGGCTCGGTGGGCGCGCGGCAGCTCAGCGAGCTGGCGCGCCAGCTGCAGGCGGTGGCGCTGCAGCAGGGCGAAGGCACCGCCTGGCAGCCGCTGGCCGATGCCTTCGCCGCGGAAGCGCAGCGCGTGACGGCCGAACTCGGGCAGTACCTGGGGCCGCAGGCCGCCGGCAGCGAGCCGGACGCCGCACCGCTCATGCCGCCGGGCGCGGCCTGA
- a CDS encoding superoxide dismutase yields MKLLCLDVPQPGATPEQYAPHMEAEVRFAWDLYKQGLIRDIYFRQDRPGVAILAEADSVEAARARLMEIPLAMAGLIGWDVIPLGPMTNWEMLFAKA; encoded by the coding sequence ATGAAACTGCTGTGCCTCGACGTTCCCCAGCCCGGCGCCACCCCGGAGCAATACGCCCCCCACATGGAAGCGGAAGTGCGCTTCGCCTGGGACCTCTACAAGCAGGGGCTGATCCGCGACATCTACTTCCGCCAGGACCGCCCGGGCGTCGCCATCCTCGCCGAAGCCGACTCGGTGGAAGCCGCGCGCGCCCGGCTGATGGAAATCCCGCTGGCCATGGCCGGGCTGATCGGCTGGGACGTGATCCCGCTGGGCCCGATGACCAACTGGGAAATGCTGTTCGCCAAGGCATGA
- a CDS encoding flavodoxin family protein, producing MLISIVFDSGYGHTAKQAEAVAAGARRVAGTEVTLIPVADGELPWDTLAASDAIVFGSPTYNGTISARLKKFMEDSTRPAWVPQAWRNKVAAGFTNSGAMHGDKLNSLITMALFAAQQGMVWVGLDLFPGKTPEDKNRVGGWLGAMAQSDDASPEVTPPASDLDTAAHLGQRVAEIARQLRAGQAA from the coding sequence ATGCTGATTTCCATCGTTTTCGACAGTGGCTACGGCCACACCGCCAAACAGGCCGAGGCCGTGGCCGCCGGCGCCCGTCGCGTGGCCGGCACCGAGGTCACGCTGATCCCCGTGGCCGACGGCGAGCTGCCCTGGGACACCCTGGCCGCCAGCGACGCCATCGTGTTCGGTTCGCCCACCTACAACGGCACCATCAGCGCGCGGCTGAAGAAGTTCATGGAGGACTCCACCCGCCCGGCGTGGGTGCCGCAGGCCTGGCGCAACAAAGTGGCCGCCGGCTTCACCAATTCGGGCGCGATGCATGGCGACAAGCTGAACAGCCTGATCACGATGGCGCTGTTCGCGGCCCAGCAGGGCATGGTGTGGGTGGGCCTGGACCTGTTCCCCGGCAAGACGCCCGAGGACAAGAACCGCGTGGGCGGCTGGCTGGGCGCGATGGCCCAGTCCGACGATGCCTCGCCCGAAGTGACCCCGCCCGCCAGCGACCTGGACACCGCCGCCCACTTGGGCCAGCGCGTGGCCGAGATCGCCCGCCAGCTGCGTGCCGGCCAGGCCGCCTGA